One window of the Shewanella khirikhana genome contains the following:
- the lnt gene encoding apolipoprotein N-acyltransferase → MTRIAGSRRLSAALAFLAGASTSLAFAPYALWPIYPLAIAFTLLLGREHGPKAAFWHWLSFGFGAFVFGISWVHVSIDQFGGLPLPVSLSLMGLLALYLALYPALAGALYARLKGASPVFNLLGLFPALWILTEFLRGWMLTGFPWLWAGYSQTDGPLLPLAQVIGVQGIGFGVLIVAGALVLLAQRRIVPLLVLLPVLALSVWGAMLSSPIERSGESVKVALVQGNVPQSMKWEREQLWPTMVKYLDLSRPHLDADIILWPEAAIPAPEYMVQEFLDNANRVANLNDSAIITGIISRQNERWYNSLIVLGNHNAKQQDSPDYLSGSGNEFRKHHLLPIGEFVPLESLLRPLAPFFNLPMSSFNRGDYQQPNLKAAGFSFAPAICYEIAFPEQLRANFSANTDMLLTVSNDAWFGASNGPLQHMEIARMRSAELGRPLIRATNNGVTAVVDEKGQVTHQLPQFETAVLSAEVPLVKGITLFAKFGHLPLQLLCGLLLLLALIPALLRRRSGASPE, encoded by the coding sequence GGCTCAGTGCAGCCCTTGCCTTTTTGGCAGGGGCTTCGACTTCTTTGGCCTTTGCCCCTTACGCTCTGTGGCCGATTTACCCCCTGGCCATCGCCTTTACCTTACTGCTTGGCCGTGAACATGGCCCCAAAGCCGCCTTCTGGCATTGGCTCAGTTTTGGTTTTGGCGCCTTTGTATTTGGGATCAGTTGGGTGCATGTCAGCATCGACCAATTCGGCGGTTTGCCGCTGCCTGTGTCGCTGTCATTGATGGGGCTGCTGGCCCTGTATCTGGCCCTCTATCCCGCCCTCGCCGGCGCCCTCTATGCCAGATTGAAAGGCGCAAGCCCTGTCTTTAACCTGCTCGGCCTGTTTCCGGCGCTGTGGATCTTAACGGAATTTTTGCGCGGCTGGATGCTCACCGGCTTCCCCTGGCTGTGGGCCGGTTACAGCCAAACCGACGGCCCCTTGTTGCCGCTTGCTCAGGTCATTGGCGTGCAGGGGATTGGCTTTGGGGTGCTGATTGTTGCCGGCGCGCTGGTGCTGCTTGCCCAACGTAGAATTGTCCCGCTGCTGGTACTGCTGCCTGTGCTGGCATTGTCTGTATGGGGAGCCATGCTCTCCTCGCCTATCGAGCGCAGCGGCGAGTCGGTTAAGGTTGCATTGGTGCAGGGCAATGTGCCCCAAAGCATGAAGTGGGAGCGAGAGCAGCTGTGGCCCACCATGGTTAAATACCTGGATTTAAGCCGACCACATCTGGATGCCGATATCATTCTGTGGCCAGAGGCGGCCATTCCGGCACCCGAGTATATGGTGCAGGAGTTTCTGGATAACGCCAACCGGGTGGCCAACTTAAACGACAGCGCCATCATCACGGGTATCATCAGCCGTCAAAACGAGCGCTGGTACAACTCGCTGATTGTACTCGGTAATCACAATGCCAAACAGCAGGACAGCCCGGACTACCTCAGTGGCAGTGGCAATGAATTCCGTAAACACCACCTGCTGCCCATCGGTGAATTTGTGCCGCTGGAGTCACTGCTGCGGCCACTGGCGCCCTTCTTTAATCTGCCGATGTCATCCTTTAACCGCGGCGACTACCAGCAGCCCAACCTGAAGGCGGCGGGTTTCTCATTCGCGCCGGCCATCTGCTATGAAATCGCCTTTCCGGAGCAGCTCAGAGCCAACTTCAGCGCAAATACCGACATGCTGCTGACCGTCTCCAACGACGCCTGGTTCGGTGCATCCAACGGCCCCCTGCAGCATATGGAAATCGCCCGTATGCGCTCGGCAGAGCTTGGCAGGCCGCTTATTCGCGCTACCAACAATGGCGTCACGGCGGTGGTGGATGAAAAGGGTCAAGTAACCCATCAGCTGCCCCAGTTTGAAACTGCTGTGCTGAGCGCCGAAGTGCCATTGGTAAAAGGGATCACCCTGTTTGCCAAATTCGGCCACCTGCCACTGCAACTGCTTTGTGGGTTGCTGCTGTTGCTTGCGCTGATACCCGCGCTGCTGCGCCGCCGCTCAGGCGCCTCCCCCGAGTAA